In the genome of Limnothrix sp. FACHB-406, one region contains:
- the hisF gene encoding imidazole glycerol phosphate synthase subunit HisF has translation MLAKRIVPCLDVKAGRVVKGVNFVNLQDAGDPVELARAYDRAGADELVFLDITATHEDRGIIFDVVYETAEQVFIPLTVGGGISDLETIKKLLRAGADKISINSSAVRDPDLIDRASARFGNQCIVVAIDARRRPGTGENGVPSAWDVYVRGGRENTGLDAIAWAEEVVRRGAGELLVTSMDADGTQAGYDLELTRMIADRVAVPVIASGGAGNCQHIREALTEGKAEAALLASLLHYGQLSIDEIKTDLQQAGLPVRHTGAIATL, from the coding sequence ATGCTCGCCAAACGGATCGTTCCCTGCCTCGATGTCAAAGCCGGTCGCGTCGTCAAGGGCGTGAACTTTGTGAATCTGCAAGACGCGGGCGATCCGGTGGAGCTGGCCAGGGCCTACGATCGCGCCGGGGCTGATGAGCTGGTGTTTTTGGACATCACGGCTACCCACGAAGATCGCGGGATTATTTTTGATGTGGTCTATGAAACCGCCGAGCAGGTGTTCATTCCCCTGACCGTGGGCGGCGGGATCAGTGACTTAGAAACGATTAAAAAACTGTTACGAGCCGGAGCCGACAAAATTAGCATCAACTCTTCGGCGGTGCGGGATCCGGACTTGATTGATCGCGCCAGTGCCCGGTTTGGTAACCAATGCATTGTGGTGGCGATCGATGCGCGCCGCCGCCCCGGAACCGGCGAAAATGGTGTGCCCAGTGCCTGGGATGTATATGTGCGCGGCGGCCGGGAAAATACGGGTTTGGATGCGATCGCCTGGGCCGAAGAGGTGGTGCGGCGCGGCGCGGGAGAATTGCTAGTAACCAGCATGGACGCAGACGGAACCCAGGCGGGCTATGACCTGGAGCTGACCCGGATGATCGCCGATCGCGTGGCTGTGCCGGTAATTGCCTCCGGGGGCGCGGGCAACTGCCAACATATCCGCGAAGCCCTGACCGAAGGCAAGGCCGAAGCCGCCCTGCTCGCTTCCTTGTTACATTACGGTCAACTCAGCATTGACGAGATTAAGACCGATTTGCAGCAAGCGGGCTTGCCAGTGCGTCACACTGGGGCGATCGCAACTCTGTAG
- a CDS encoding histidine triad nucleotide-binding protein produces the protein MTVGGDTIFGKIIRREIPAAIVYEDDLALAFRDVNPQAPVHLLVIPKKPIENLAAATAEDQALLGHLMLVIQKVAQQEGLDQGYRVVANTGEDGGQTVFHLHFHVLGGRSLAWPPG, from the coding sequence ATGACTGTCGGTGGCGACACCATCTTTGGCAAAATCATCCGCCGCGAAATTCCCGCCGCGATCGTGTATGAAGACGATTTGGCCTTGGCTTTTCGGGATGTGAATCCGCAAGCCCCTGTCCACCTGTTGGTGATTCCTAAAAAGCCGATCGAGAACCTGGCGGCGGCCACGGCGGAAGACCAAGCCCTGTTGGGGCATTTGATGCTTGTGATCCAAAAAGTTGCCCAACAGGAAGGCCTGGATCAGGGCTATCGCGTGGTGGCCAACACCGGCGAAGATGGCGGACAAACGGTTTTTCATCTGCACTTCCATGTGCTGGGTGGGCGATCGCTCGCCTGGCCGCCGGGTTGA
- the rpaB gene encoding response regulator transcription factor RpaB, producing MLAENSLQTITESGRSRGKILIVDDESALRMILTTRLSLAGYEVVSAADGEEALEVFDREDPDLVVLDVMMPKIDGYGVCQTLRQNSDVPIIMLTALGDVGDRITGLQMGADDYLAKPFSPKELEARIACVLRRVKDKTTPPPIGNGTIQIGSLRVDTRKRQVYRSDRRIRLTHTEFSLLELLFSRNGEAVPRGEILQTLWGYAPRIQADMRVVDVHVARLRSKLEDDPRNPEIILTVRGTGYAAPRMTDSSEAIGA from the coding sequence ATGTTGGCAGAAAATTCCTTGCAGACGATCACAGAATCAGGGCGATCGCGCGGCAAAATCCTGATTGTCGATGATGAATCGGCATTGCGGATGATCCTGACTACGCGCCTTTCGCTGGCGGGGTATGAAGTCGTGTCGGCGGCGGATGGAGAGGAGGCCCTCGAGGTATTTGACCGCGAGGATCCCGATCTGGTGGTGTTGGATGTGATGATGCCGAAAATTGACGGCTATGGCGTTTGCCAAACCCTGCGCCAAAACTCCGATGTGCCGATCATTATGTTGACGGCCTTGGGCGATGTGGGCGATCGAATCACTGGCTTACAAATGGGAGCCGATGATTATTTAGCTAAGCCTTTTTCCCCTAAAGAATTAGAGGCGCGAATTGCCTGTGTGCTGCGCCGGGTGAAGGACAAAACCACGCCGCCCCCGATCGGGAATGGCACGATTCAAATTGGTTCCCTGCGAGTCGATACCCGGAAGCGCCAGGTTTATCGCAGCGATCGGCGGATTCGTCTAACCCATACGGAATTTAGCCTGTTGGAATTGCTGTTTAGCCGCAACGGAGAAGCCGTGCCCCGGGGCGAAATTCTGCAAACTCTCTGGGGTTATGCCCCTCGGATCCAAGCGGACATGCGGGTGGTGGATGTGCATGTGGCGCGGCTGCGATCGAAACTGGAAGACGATCCGCGTAACCCGGAAATTATCTTGACGGTACGCGGCACGGGCTATGCGGCTCCTCGGATGACCGACAGTTCTGAGGCGATCGGGGCTTAA
- the gor gene encoding glutathione-disulfide reductase — protein MTFDYDLFVIGAGSGGLAASKRAASYGAKVAIAESDLVGGTCVIRGCVPKKLMVYASQFAHWYEDATGYGWSAVEPEHDWSKLINAVQTEVMRLNKLHISFLEKAGVELISGLGRFVDEHRIEIVSPSGTREVTARYILIAVGGEAVRPDVPGIEHTITSREMFLLKERPQRFVVLGGGYIGVEFAGILKGLGSEVTQVLRGDRILRGFDSDIRDQIQQAMVDRGIAVHTHADIATLQIEKTDAGLRMQFKTADGVAHELMADAILSATGRKPKPQIEPLNLELAGVEVVNGAIAVTADHCTNQPHIYAVGDCTDRVNLTPVAIAEGRAFADTVFGHQPRTISHRNIPSAVFSQPEAATVGMTEEEARAVYGDRVKIYRARFRPMIYSLTDCTEKVLVKLVVEGEDERILGVHMVGKDAAEIIQGMAIPVVMGATKADFDRTIAIHPSTAEEFVTLR, from the coding sequence ATGACATTTGACTACGACCTCTTCGTTATTGGTGCAGGCTCCGGCGGGTTGGCCGCTTCCAAGCGAGCCGCCAGCTATGGCGCAAAAGTGGCGATCGCAGAAAGCGACCTCGTGGGCGGCACTTGCGTGATTCGCGGTTGCGTGCCCAAAAAACTCATGGTCTATGCATCCCAGTTTGCCCACTGGTACGAGGATGCCACGGGCTACGGTTGGTCCGCAGTGGAGCCAGAGCACGACTGGTCTAAGCTGATCAACGCGGTGCAGACGGAAGTGATGCGCCTTAACAAACTACACATCAGTTTTCTAGAAAAAGCGGGCGTAGAGCTGATTTCGGGTCTGGGGCGCTTTGTGGATGAGCACCGGATTGAAATCGTTAGCCCCAGCGGCACTCGCGAAGTGACCGCCCGCTACATCCTGATTGCCGTGGGTGGCGAAGCCGTGCGCCCAGATGTGCCCGGCATTGAACATACGATCACCTCGCGGGAGATGTTCCTGCTGAAGGAGCGCCCCCAACGGTTTGTGGTGCTGGGCGGGGGCTATATCGGTGTGGAATTTGCTGGAATCCTCAAGGGCTTAGGCTCTGAGGTGACGCAGGTGTTGCGGGGCGATCGAATTCTGCGCGGCTTTGATAGTGACATTCGGGATCAAATCCAGCAAGCCATGGTCGATCGGGGCATTGCTGTCCATACCCACGCCGATATCGCCACCCTTCAAATTGAAAAAACCGATGCCGGTCTGCGAATGCAGTTCAAAACCGCCGATGGTGTGGCCCATGAGTTGATGGCCGATGCCATTCTGAGCGCCACAGGCCGCAAACCCAAACCCCAAATTGAGCCGCTGAATCTGGAACTTGCCGGGGTGGAAGTGGTGAATGGGGCGATCGCCGTGACTGCCGACCATTGCACCAACCAGCCCCACATCTACGCCGTGGGCGACTGCACCGATCGGGTCAATCTCACCCCCGTGGCGATCGCGGAAGGGCGTGCCTTTGCCGACACGGTATTTGGTCACCAGCCTCGCACCATCAGCCATCGCAACATTCCCTCCGCTGTGTTTTCGCAACCGGAAGCCGCCACCGTGGGCATGACCGAAGAAGAAGCCCGGGCCGTCTATGGCGATCGGGTGAAAATCTACCGTGCCCGCTTCCGCCCAATGATCTACAGCCTGACCGATTGCACCGAAAAGGTGTTGGTCAAACTGGTGGTAGAAGGTGAAGACGAGCGTATTTTAGGCGTGCATATGGTGGGCAAAGATGCGGCGGAAATTATCCAAGGCATGGCTATTCCTGTGGTGATGGGGGCAACGAAGGCCGACTTCGATCGCACCATTGCTATTCATCCTTCCACCGCTGAAGAGTTCGTGACTTTGCGATAG
- a CDS encoding glycoside hydrolase: MPYPLHVAFVWHQHQPLYKSRGNLAETALADVPQQSEEAQYRLPWVRLHGTKDYLDLILMLERFPRLRQTVNLVPSLMLQIEDYVAGRAIDPYLALALTPAEQLQPTQKRFVLEHFFDGNHRTLVDPHPRYCQLFEQRNDLGIPWCLDHWKPEDFGDLLAWHNLAWIDPLFWDDPEIARWLERGKDFSLTDRQEIWAKQREILARIIPKHRSMQESGQLEVTTTPYTHPILPLLADTDAGRVAIPQMQLPASRFQWAEDIPRHLERAKTMYQERFGCLPRGLWPSEQSVSPAMLPDVAAAGFQWLISDEAVLGWTIEHFFHRDGSGNVLEPQYLYQPYRLATDQGDLAIVFRDHRLSDLIGFSYAGMEPQNAAQDLIGHLEAITRQLKQRQGDDRTSLEQPWLVTIALDGENCWEYYDRDGLPFLDALYSRLSQHPEIELVTVGDYLDRFPPRETLPVDRLHSGSWVDGSFSTWIGDPAKNRAWDLLTAARETLARHPEATETTNPAAWEALYAAEGSDWFWWFGFGHSSNQDAIFDRLFREHLCAIYQALNEPIPPELLEPVEVHEATGDRTPQNFIHPIIDGCGDDQDWNQAGRIAVGGSRGTMHQSSPIQTIWYGVDHHHFYVRLDFQTGKQPDEIHLCWFYPDRPAHNSPVPLEQLPDLAPANYHYRHHIGLKLPTKTLWFSEAAEFNTWRARPSRARFAVDSCLELAVPWDDLPVEPDWGLRLALFVAHRGEFSEVLPGEDLIQMGVP; this comes from the coding sequence ATGCCTTACCCGCTGCACGTTGCCTTTGTTTGGCATCAACATCAGCCCCTCTACAAAAGCCGTGGCAACCTGGCCGAAACAGCCTTGGCAGACGTGCCCCAACAGTCGGAAGAAGCGCAATATCGACTGCCTTGGGTGCGGTTGCATGGCACCAAGGACTATCTCGATTTGATTTTGATGTTGGAACGGTTCCCCCGGTTGCGCCAAACCGTGAACTTGGTTCCTTCTTTGATGTTGCAAATTGAAGATTATGTGGCGGGCCGGGCGATCGACCCCTACTTGGCCTTGGCGCTCACCCCTGCTGAACAACTGCAACCGACACAAAAGCGCTTTGTGCTGGAGCATTTTTTTGATGGCAACCACCGCACCTTGGTGGATCCCCATCCTCGCTATTGCCAATTGTTTGAACAACGCAATGATTTGGGAATTCCTTGGTGTTTAGACCATTGGAAACCCGAGGATTTTGGGGATCTGTTGGCTTGGCATAACCTGGCTTGGATTGATCCGCTGTTTTGGGATGATCCAGAAATTGCCCGTTGGTTAGAACGGGGCAAGGATTTTTCGCTCACCGATCGCCAGGAAATTTGGGCCAAGCAACGGGAAATTTTGGCGCGAATTATTCCCAAGCACCGATCGATGCAGGAGTCGGGCCAGTTGGAAGTGACCACCACGCCCTACACCCATCCCATTTTGCCCCTGCTGGCCGACACGGACGCGGGCCGGGTGGCCATTCCCCAAATGCAACTGCCCGCGAGCCGGTTCCAGTGGGCGGAAGATATTCCCCGGCATCTGGAACGGGCCAAAACCATGTACCAAGAGCGGTTTGGCTGCTTGCCTCGGGGGCTGTGGCCTTCGGAGCAGTCCGTGAGTCCGGCAATGTTGCCCGATGTGGCGGCGGCCGGTTTCCAATGGTTAATTTCCGATGAGGCGGTGTTGGGCTGGACGATCGAGCATTTCTTCCACCGCGACGGATCGGGCAACGTTCTGGAGCCACAGTACCTTTACCAGCCCTATCGCCTAGCCACGGATCAGGGAGATTTGGCGATCGTCTTCCGTGACCACCGCCTTTCGGATCTGATTGGCTTTAGCTATGCGGGCATGGAACCCCAAAACGCTGCCCAAGACTTGATTGGCCATTTGGAAGCGATTACTCGGCAACTGAAACAACGCCAAGGGGACGATCGCACCAGCCTAGAGCAGCCTTGGTTGGTGACCATTGCCCTGGATGGGGAAAACTGCTGGGAATATTACGATCGAGACGGGCTACCGTTCTTGGATGCGCTCTATAGCCGCCTCAGCCAGCATCCTGAAATTGAGCTGGTAACCGTGGGCGATTATCTCGATCGATTCCCGCCCCGTGAAACCCTGCCGGTCGATCGCCTGCACAGTGGCTCTTGGGTGGATGGCTCCTTTTCCACCTGGATTGGCGACCCGGCCAAAAACCGCGCCTGGGATTTGCTGACGGCGGCCCGCGAAACCCTGGCTCGCCACCCGGAAGCCACCGAAACCACCAATCCGGCCGCTTGGGAAGCGCTTTATGCGGCGGAGGGTTCCGATTGGTTTTGGTGGTTTGGGTTTGGCCACTCGTCGAATCAAGATGCCATTTTCGATCGCCTGTTTCGGGAGCACCTGTGCGCCATTTACCAAGCCCTGAACGAACCCATCCCCCCGGAATTGTTGGAGCCGGTGGAAGTCCATGAAGCCACGGGCGATCGCACTCCCCAAAACTTCATTCACCCGATCATTGACGGCTGTGGCGACGATCAAGACTGGAACCAAGCGGGCCGAATTGCGGTGGGTGGCTCCCGGGGCACGATGCACCAATCCAGCCCGATCCAAACCATTTGGTACGGGGTGGATCACCATCACTTCTATGTCCGGCTAGATTTCCAAACCGGCAAACAGCCCGATGAAATTCACCTGTGCTGGTTCTATCCCGATCGCCCCGCCCACAACAGTCCCGTGCCCCTGGAGCAATTGCCCGATTTGGCCCCGGCCAACTATCATTACCGGCATCACATTGGCCTGAAGTTGCCCACCAAAACCCTCTGGTTCTCGGAAGCGGCGGAATTCAACACCTGGCGGGCCCGACCCAGCCGCGCCCGCTTCGCTGTGGATAGCTGCTTGGAGTTGGCGGTTCCTTGGGATGATTTGCCCGTGGAGCCTGATTGGGGGCTGCGCCTAGCCCTGTTTGTGGCCCATCGGGGTGAATTTAGCGAAGTGTTACCCGGCGAGGACTTAATTCAAATGGGCGTGCCCTAG
- a CDS encoding DUF3386 domain-containing protein, producing MTLAQDRAQETNARDLFRAAYENRYTWDANFPGYTADVELCQGEESYQGSVAIAADFSVSVTGIDHPEVLKTLEHQLRDIVTHRQRSSFDKAHGQNEFTLGATDETGAVEVLVSGKSMGSSYKVRDREICHVERPVGPMKFIIDTQATMNTGEGYLPTLTDANFYKLPENQLVKQVRYEDTHERVGNYVLMSSQAIRVKEGDQEIVTTMTFSNLKLQG from the coding sequence ATGACCCTCGCTCAAGATCGCGCCCAAGAAACCAACGCTCGGGATTTGTTTCGGGCCGCCTACGAAAATCGCTATACCTGGGATGCTAACTTTCCGGGTTACACCGCCGATGTGGAACTGTGCCAAGGGGAAGAAAGCTATCAGGGATCCGTGGCGATCGCGGCTGATTTCAGCGTCAGCGTCACCGGCATTGATCATCCCGAAGTGTTGAAAACGTTGGAACATCAACTGCGCGATATTGTCACCCATCGTCAGCGCAGCAGCTTTGACAAAGCCCACGGCCAAAACGAATTTACCTTGGGAGCCACTGACGAAACGGGCGCGGTGGAGGTGTTGGTTTCTGGGAAATCCATGGGATCCAGCTACAAAGTGCGCGATCGGGAAATTTGCCATGTGGAGCGTCCCGTGGGCCCCATGAAATTCATCATCGATACCCAAGCAACGATGAATACTGGTGAAGGCTATTTGCCCACCTTGACCGATGCCAACTTCTATAAGCTGCCGGAAAACCAACTGGTGAAGCAGGTGCGCTATGAAGACACCCACGAACGGGTGGGCAATTACGTTTTGATGAGTTCTCAAGCCATTCGAGTCAAGGAAGGAGACCAAGAAATCGTCACAACCATGACGTTCTCCAACTTGAAATTGCAAGGATAA
- the gloA gene encoding lactoylglutathione lyase translates to MRLLHTMLRVGDLQRSLDFYCNVLGMKLLRQKDYPDGKFTLAFVGYGDESETAVIELTHNWGVESYELGTAYGHIALGVDDIYATCEEITTRGGRVTRAPGPMKHGSTVIAFVEDPDGYKVELIQLKNQDAAPSPSLATAAS, encoded by the coding sequence ATGCGACTACTTCACACCATGCTGCGGGTGGGCGACTTGCAGCGATCGCTCGATTTCTATTGCAATGTGTTGGGGATGAAACTCTTGCGCCAAAAGGATTATCCTGATGGCAAGTTCACGCTGGCCTTTGTGGGCTATGGGGACGAGTCGGAAACGGCCGTCATTGAGCTAACCCACAACTGGGGCGTGGAGTCCTACGAACTCGGAACGGCCTACGGTCACATTGCTCTGGGGGTAGATGATATCTATGCCACCTGCGAAGAAATCACGACGCGGGGCGGGCGAGTGACCCGCGCCCCCGGCCCCATGAAACATGGCTCGACGGTGATTGCCTTTGTGGAGGATCCAGACGGCTACAAGGTGGAACTCATTCAGCTCAAAAATCAAGATGCTGCCCCATCGCCATCCCTAGCGACGGCGGCTTCTTAA